A region from the Cervus elaphus chromosome 10, mCerEla1.1, whole genome shotgun sequence genome encodes:
- the CEP20 gene encoding centrosomal protein 20 isoform X2, translated as MATVAELKAVLKDTLEKRGVLGHLKARIRAEVFNALDDESEPRPSLSHENFLINELIREYLEFNKYKYTASVLIAESGQPVVPLDRQFLIHELNAFEDSKDNTIPLLYGILAHFLHGTKDDNQKTFLKGSSFQPPNPNLGRQRSGRKQMDHLRKEQGRGTDTENLHTSPSVKR; from the exons ATGGCGACTGTCGCCGAGTTGAAGGCCG TTTTAAAGGACACTTTGGAAAAAAGAGGAGTATTAGGGCATTTAAAAGCAAGGATTCGTGCGGAAGTTTTCAATGCCCTTGATGATGAAAGTGAACCTCGGCCATCATTGTCTCATGAAAACTTTCTAATTAATGAACTAATTCGGGAGTATTTGGAATTCAACAAATACAAGTATACAGCGTCGGTCCTCATAGCAG AATCTGGTCAACCTGTAGTTCCACTGGACAGACAGTTTCTCATCCATGAACTAAATGCATTTGAAGATTCAAAGGATAATACAAT ACCTCTTTTATATGGGATTTTAGCTCATTTCTTGCATGGAACTAAGGATGACAACCAAAAGACATTTCTGAAAGGATCTTCATTCCAGCCTCCAAACCCAAATCTTGGCAGACAACGTAGTGGAAGAAAGCAAATGG ACCACTTGCGGAAGGAGCAGGGGAGGGGCACTGATACTGAAAACCTGCACACTTCTCCCTCGGTGAAGAGATGA
- the CEP20 gene encoding centrosomal protein 20 isoform X1 encodes MATVAELKAVLKDTLEKRGVLGHLKARIRAEVFNALDDESEPRPSLSHENFLINELIREYLEFNKYKYTASVLIAESGQPVVPLDRQFLIHELNAFEDSKDNTIPLLYGILAHFLHGTKDDNQKTFLKGSSFQPPNPNLGRQRSGRKQMEDHLRKEQGRGTDTENLHTSPSVKR; translated from the exons ATGGCGACTGTCGCCGAGTTGAAGGCCG TTTTAAAGGACACTTTGGAAAAAAGAGGAGTATTAGGGCATTTAAAAGCAAGGATTCGTGCGGAAGTTTTCAATGCCCTTGATGATGAAAGTGAACCTCGGCCATCATTGTCTCATGAAAACTTTCTAATTAATGAACTAATTCGGGAGTATTTGGAATTCAACAAATACAAGTATACAGCGTCGGTCCTCATAGCAG AATCTGGTCAACCTGTAGTTCCACTGGACAGACAGTTTCTCATCCATGAACTAAATGCATTTGAAGATTCAAAGGATAATACAAT ACCTCTTTTATATGGGATTTTAGCTCATTTCTTGCATGGAACTAAGGATGACAACCAAAAGACATTTCTGAAAGGATCTTCATTCCAGCCTCCAAACCCAAATCTTGGCAGACAACGTAGTGGAAGAAAGCAAATGG AAGACCACTTGCGGAAGGAGCAGGGGAGGGGCACTGATACTGAAAACCTGCACACTTCTCCCTCGGTGAAGAGATGA